In the genome of Excalfactoria chinensis isolate bCotChi1 unplaced genomic scaffold, bCotChi1.hap2 Scaffold_68, whole genome shotgun sequence, one region contains:
- the LOC140265077 gene encoding uncharacterized protein, with translation MDSVIKVVSRVCKTHCVRNVPSKKDIAAVISCLEVAQILPSPSNLLDSERWDSFTAAMLHRAMHEYKAEELKTWGLVLGALKAAKEEKQVQAIATGVFGLDTGTSGVPGGAEESLSGGDSAPKMAPATPAVFTMAMAAPETTPEEKAEVVSSGEAPPYYPRLYPSLQSFYSPEGDGICPREGESCGEARRGGVEPPPDPPPEEGSRPEKGEKKAEERKLPIPTPFVLSPEEGEERGVERKELPAPTLPVPFPQKGEERGTVRKEMPTPALSVPPPQKGEEKEEERKVPPTPTQLVASPRRREEREDSRKPTDWSDIRESMRGLGLKERDWAVFPIVVQKKGPVWVPLEAKAVTRFIEAIEKKGLRSPMTMSTFEALMAPGPLLPYDIESLMRVVLEPVQFTVWKEEWTVQLKAVVAQTACDPNHPANGKEGDPKTSLMRLLGTDADLAGSAEKQLRLLRPGELLASTGAASTAFRNFVRKAEPVSPWSEIKQGPSETFSEFANRLIQAVEGSELPKEALSSVIKDCLKQKSHQNIRDIIRAAPDDLETPGEIIKYVLDKQQATPLPSDGLTKAWLSVMTAQNNQSKNPCFKCGQIGHYKNQCTAPERRYKVREKCQACGKLGHEARFCRRFTLMPQGNEIGKAPWAQGPSHDQEVGPVTPSNSGRGRDQISRPRWRLTLLAPNHSAVINVMKSMVRVQRQKRSIKNLDRDCGDEVQLWGPTARIFASILAPGVAAAQALREIERLACWSAKEANVTTMVLSELLMDINNIRHAVLQNRAAIDFLLLAQGHGCKDFEGMCCFNLSDHSDSIHKKLEWMQEHTKKIAIDDAFGSWLDGLFGNIGPWLKQFLKVLIIGILVFLALMICLPCVFQCIQGCLQRMIERIFNDKMECQRIYDKL, from the exons atggattcCGTCATTAAGGTAGTATCACGAGTTTGTAAAACTCACTGCgttagaaatgttccttctaagaaggatatAGCTGCCGTCATCTCCTGTTTGGAGGTGGCGCAGATTTTACCCTCCCCTAGTAATCTGCTCGATTCGGAGCGGTGGGATTCTTTCACCGCTGCCATGCTCCATAGAGCAATGCACGAGTATAAAGCGGAGGAGTTAAAAACCTGGGGTTTGgtcctgggtgctcttaaagccgctaaggaggagaaacaagtccaggcCATCGCGACTGGGGTTTTTGGTCTGGATACTGGGACGTCCGGGGTCCCGGGGGGTGCGGAGGAATCGCTTTCTGGCGGCGACTCTGCACCCAAAATGGCGCCGGCCACGCCGGCCGTTTTCACAATGGCCATGGCCGCGCCCGAAACAACTCCGGAAGAGAAGGCGGAAGTTGTGTCATCTGGGGAGGCGCCACCATATTATCCCCGCCTATAcccctctttgcaaagcttttactcGCCTGAGGGGGATGGAATTTGTCCGAGGGAGGGAGAGTCGTGTGGGGAGGCGCGCCGTGGAGGCGTTGAGCCACCCCCAGACCCACCTCCGGAGGAGGGATCTCGTCCcgagaagggtgagaaaaaagcggaggaaagaaaattgcctatCCCCACCCCGTTTGTCTTATCTcccgaggagggggaggagagaggggtggagagaaaggaattgccTGCCCCCACCCTGCCGGTCCCGtttccccagaagggggaggagagagggacggtaagaaaggaaatgcctacCCCTGCCCTGTCGGTCCCgcctccccagaagggggaggaaaaagaggaggaacgaAAGGTTCCGCCTACCCCCACCCAATTGGTCGCGTCTCCCCGGAGGAGGGAGGAGCGAGAGGATTCTCGCAAGCCCACCGATTGGTCGGATATCCGTGAATCAATGAGAGGGTTGGGGCTTAAGGAACGGGACTGGGCGGTGTTTCCGATAGTCGTCCAGAAGAAAGGACCAGTTTGGGTGCCTTTGGAAGCGAAAGCAGTGACTCGGTTTATAGAGGCAATTGAGAAAAAGGGCTTGAGGTCCCCGATGACTATGAGTACCTTTGAGGCTCTTATGGCCCCGGGTCCCCTACTGCCATATGATATTGAAAGCCTTATGAGAGTTGTCCTTGAACCAGTACAGTTTACTGTGTGGAAGGAGGAGTGGACGGTACAACTTAAGGCTGTTGTAGCACAGACTGCTTGTGATCCGAACCACCCAGCgaatgggaaggagggagatccGAAAACTAGTTTAATGAGGCTTTTAGGAACGGATGCAGATCTGGCTggatctgcagagaagcagcttaggCTCCTCCGTCCGGGAGAATTACTTGCCTCCACGGGGGCGGCTTctactgcttttagaaactttgtaagaaaagcagaacctgtTTCCCCGTGGTCAGAGATAAAGCAGGGTCCCTCAGAAACATTCTCTGAATTTGCCAATCGATTGATACAGGCAGTAGAAGGATCAGAACTACCTAAGGAAGCATTATCTTCCGTTATAAAAGATTGTCTTAAGCAAAAGTCTCATCAGAATATTAGAGATATCATTCGGGCGGCTCCTGATGATCTGGAGACTCCGGGTGAAATTATTAAGTATGTGCTggacaaacaacaagcaacacCATTGCCCAGTGATGGCCTGACAAAGGCATGGCTTTCGGTTATGACCGCACAAAATAATCAATCTAAGAACCCCTGCTTTAAATGTGGCCAGATAGGTCATTACAAGAACCAGTGTACAGCTCCAGAGAGACGGTATAAGGTTAGAGAAAAATGCCAAGCCTGCGGGAAGCTGGGTCATGAAGCCCGATTCTGCCGAAGATTTACTCTCATGCCGCAGGGAAACGAAATTGGGAAGGCACCTTGGGCCCAGGGTCCTTCCCACGATCAAGAAGTTGGGCCAGTCACCCCGTCGAACTCAGGCAGGGGGAGAGACCAAATCTCTCGCCCACGGTGGCGT TTGACACTGTTGGCTCCCAATCATTCTGCGGTGATTAATGTTATGAAAAGCATGGTTCGAGTGCAACGCCAGAAACGATCAATAAAAAATCTGGATCGGGATTGTGGGGATGAGGTTCAGTTGTGGGGTCCCACAGCCAGAATCTTTGCGTCAATCTTAGCCCCAGGagtagctgcagcccaggcGCTGAGAGAAATTGAGAGATTGGCTTGTTGGTCTGCGAAAGAAGCTAATGTCACCACAATGGTCTTGTCGGAACTCCTGATGGACATTAATAACATCAgacatgctgttctccagaacagagctgcgATAGACTTTCTGCTACTGGCCCAAGGGCACGGATGCAAGGACTTtgaagggatgtgctgcttcaatCTGAGCGACCACAGTGATTCAATTCATAAGAAGTTGGAGTGGATGCAAGAGCATACCAAGAAAATTGCAATTGATGATGCATTCGGCAGCTGGCTGGATGGACTATTTGGTAATATTGGCCCATGgcttaaacagtttcttaaagtattaattatagggattttagttttcttagctttaatgATTTGCCTACCTTGTGTGTTTCAATGTATCCAGGGTTGTTTACAGCGTatgatagaaagaatatttaatgacaaaatggagtgCCAACGGATATATgataagctttaa
- the LOC140265076 gene encoding uncharacterized protein has protein sequence MDSVIKVVSRVCKTHCVRNVPSKKDIAAVISCLEVAQILPSPSNLLDSERWDSFTAAMLHRAMHEYKAEELKTWGLVLGALKAAKEEKQVQAIATGVFGLDTGTSGVPGGAEESLSGGDSAPKMAPATPAVFTMAMAAPETTPEEKAEVVSSGEAPPYYPRLYPSLQSFYSPEGDGICPREGESCGEARRGGVEPPPDPPPEEGSRPEKGEKKAEERKLPIPTPFVLSPEEGEERGVERKELPAPTLPVPFPQKGEERGTVRKEMPTPALSVPPPQKGEEKEEERKVPPTPTQLVASPRRREEREDSRKPTDWSDIRESMRGLGLKERDWAVFPIVVQKKGPVWVPLEAKAVTRFIEAIEKKGLRSPMTMSTFEALMAPGPLLPYDIESLMRVVLEPVQFTVWKEEWTVQLKAVVAQTACDPNHPANGKEGDPKTSLMRLLGTDADLAGSAEKQLRLLRPGELLASTGAASTAFRNFVRKAEPVSPWSEIKQGPSETFSEFANRLIQAVEGSELPKEALSSVIKDCLKQKSHQNIRDIIRAAPDDLETPGEIIKYVLDKQQATPLPSDGLTKAWLSVMTAQNNQSKNPCFKCGQIGHYKNQCTAPERRYKVREKCQACGKLGHEARFCRRFTLMPQGNEIGKAPWAQGPSHDQEVGPVTPSNSGRGRDQISRPRWRLTLLAPNHSAVINVMKSMVRVQRQKRSIKNLDRDCGDEVQLWGPTARIFASILAPGVAAAQALREIERLACWSAKEANVTTMVLSELLMDINNIRHAVLQNRAAIDFLLLAQGHGCKDFEGMCCFNLSDHSDSIHKKLEWMQEHTKKIAIDDAFGSWLDGLFGNIGPWLKQFLKVLIIGILVFLALMICLPCVFQCIQGCLQRMIERIFNDKMECQRIYDKL, from the exons atggattcCGTCATTAAGGTAGTATCACGAGTTTGTAAAACTCACTGCgttagaaatgttccttctaagaaggatatAGCTGCCGTCATCTCCTGTTTGGAGGTGGCGCAGATTTTACCCTCCCCTAGTAATCTGCTCGATTCGGAGCGGTGGGATTCTTTCACCGCTGCCATGCTCCATAGAGCAATGCACGAGTATAAAGCGGAGGAGTTAAAAACCTGGGGTTTGgtcctgggtgctcttaaagccgctaaggaggagaaacaagtccaggcCATCGCGACTGGGGTTTTTGGTCTGGATACTGGGACGTCCGGGGTCCCGGGGGGTGCGGAGGAATCGCTTTCTGGCGGCGACTCTGCACCCAAAATGGCGCCGGCCACGCCAGCCGTTTTCACAATGGCCATGGCCGCGCCCGAAACAACTCCGGAAGAGAAGGCGGAAGTTGTGTCATCTGGGGAGGCGCCACCATATTATCCCCGCCTATAcccctctttgcaaagcttttactcGCCTGAGGGGGATGGAATTTGTCCGAGGGAGGGAGAGTCGTGTGGGGAGGCGCGCCGTGGAGGCGTTGAGCCACCCCCAGACCCACCTCCGGAGGAGGGATCTCGTCCcgagaagggtgagaaaaaagcggaggaaagaaaattgcctatCCCCACCCCGTTTGTCTTATCTcccgaggagggggaggagagaggggtggagagaaaggaattgccTGCCCCCACCCTGCCGGTCCCGtttccccagaagggggaggagagagggacggtaagaaaggaaatgcctacCCCTGCCCTGTCGGTCCCgcctccccagaagggggaggaaaaagaggaggaacgaAAGGTTCCGCCTACCCCCACCCAATTGGTCGCGTCTCCCCGGAGGAGGGAGGAGCGAGAGGATTCTCGCAAGCCCACCGATTGGTCGGATATCCGTGAATCAATGAGAGGGTTGGGGCTTAAGGAACGGGACTGGGCGGTGTTTCCGATAGTCGTCCAGAAGAAAGGACCAGTTTGGGTGCCTTTGGAAGCGAAAGCAGTGACTCGGTTTATAGAGGCAATTGAGAAAAAGGGCTTGAGGTCCCCGATGACTATGAGTACCTTTGAGGCTCTTATGGCCCCGGGTCCCCTACTGCCATATGATATTGAAAGCCTTATGAGAGTTGTCCTTGAACCAGTACAGTTTACTGTGTGGAAGGAGGAGTGGACGGTACAACTTAAGGCTGTTGTAGCACAGACTGCTTGTGATCCGAACCACCCAGCgaatgggaaggagggagatccGAAAACTAGTTTAATGAGGCTTTTAGGAACGGATGCAGATCTGGCTggatctgcagagaagcagcttaggCTCCTCCGTCCGGGAGAATTACTTGCCTCCACGGGGGCGGCTTctactgcttttagaaactttgtaagaaaagcagaacctgtTTCCCCGTGGTCAGAGATAAAGCAGGGTCCCTCAGAAACATTCTCTGAATTTGCCAATCGATTGATACAGGCAGTAGAAGGATCAGAACTACCTAAGGAAGCATTATCTTCCGTTATAAAAGATTGTCTTAAGCAAAAGTCTCATCAGAATATTAGAGATATCATTCGGGCGGCTCCTGATGATCTGGAGACTCCGGGTGAAATTATTAAGTATGTGCTggacaaacaacaagcaacacCATTGCCCAGTGATGGCCTGACAAAGGCATGGCTTTCGGTTATGACCGCACAAAATAATCAATCTAAGAACCCCTGCTTTAAATGTGGCCAGATAGGTCATTACAAGAACCAGTGTACAGCTCCAGAGAGACGGTATAAGGTTAGAGAAAAATGCCAAGCCTGCGGGAAGCTGGGTCATGAAGCCCGATTCTGCCGAAGATTTACTCTCATGCCGCAGGGAAACGAAATTGGGAAGGCACCTTGGGCCCAGGGTCCTTCCCACGATCAAGAAGTTGGGCCAGTCACCCCGTCGAACTCAGGCAGGGGGAGAGACCAAATCTCTCGCCCACGGTGGCGT TTGACACTGTTGGCTCCCAATCATTCTGCGGTGATTAATGTTATGAAAAGCATGGTTCGAGTGCAACGCCAGAAACGATCAATAAAAAATCTGGATCGGGATTGTGGGGATGAGGTTCAGTTGTGGGGTCCCACAGCCAGAATCTTTGCGTCAATCTTAGCCCCAGGagtagctgcagcccaggcGCTGAGAGAAATTGAGAGATTGGCTTGTTGGTCTGCGAAAGAAGCTAATGTCACCACAATGGTCTTGTCGGAACTCCTGATGGACATTAATAACATCAgacatgctgttctccagaacagagctgcgATAGACTTTCTGCTACTGGCCCAAGGGCACGGATGCAAGGACTTtgaagggatgtgctgcttcaatCTGAGCGACCACAGTGATTCAATTCATAAGAAGTTGGAGTGGATGCAAGAGCATACCAAGAAAATTGCAATTGATGATGCATTCGGCAGCTGGCTGGATGGACTATTTGGTAATATTGGCCCATGgcttaaacagtttcttaaagtattaattatagggattttagttttcttagctttaatgATTTGCCTACCTTGTGTGTTTCAATGTATCCAGGGTTGTTTACAGCGTatgatagaaagaatatttaatgacaaaatggagtgCCAACGGATATATgataagctttaa
- the LOC140265078 gene encoding uncharacterized protein, producing MHEYKAEELKTWGLVLGALKAAKEEKQVQAIATGVFGLDTGTSGVPGGAEESLSGGDSAPKMAPATPAVFTMAMAAPETTPEEKAEVVSSGEAPPYYPRLYPSLQSFYSPEGDGICPREGESCGEARRGGVEPPPDPPPEEGSRPEKGEKKAEERKLPIPTPFVLSPEEGEERGVERKELPAPTLPVPFPQKGEERGTVRKEMPTPALSVPPPQKGEEKEEERKVPPTPTQLVASPRRREEREDSRKPTDWSDIRESMRGLGLKERDWAVFPIVVQKKGPVWVPLEAKAVTRFIEAIEKKGLRSPMTMSTFEALMAPGPLLPYDIESLMRVVLEPVQFTVWKEEWTVQLKAVVAQTACDPNHPANGKEGDPKTSLMRLLGTDADLAGSAEKQLRLLRPGELLASTGAASTAFRNFVRKAEPVSPWSEIKQGPSETFSEFANRLIQAVEGSELPKEALSSVIKDCLKQKSHQNIRDIIRAAPDDLETPGEIIKYVLDKQQATPLPSDGLTKAWLSVMTAQNNQSKNPCFKCGQIGHYKNQCTAPERRYKVREKCQACGKLGHEARFCRRFTLMPQGNEIGKAPWAQGPSHDQEVGPVTPSNSELTLLAPNHSAVINVMKSMVRVQRQKRSIKNLDRDCGDEVQLWGPTARIFASILAPGVAAAQALREIERLACWSAKEANVTTMVLSELLMDINNIRHAVLQNRAAIDFLLLAQGHGCKDFEGMCCFNLSDHSDSIHKKLEWMQEHTKKIAIDDAFGSWLDGLFGNIGPWLKQFLKVLIIGILVFLALMICLPCVFQCIQGCLQRMIERIFNDKMECQRIYDKL from the exons ATGCACGAGTATAAAGCGGAGGAGTTAAAAACCTGGGGTTTGgtcctgggtgctcttaaagccgctaaggaggagaaacaagtccaggcCATCGCGACTGGGGTTTTTGGTCTGGATACTGGGACGTCCGGGGTCCCGGGGGGTGCGGAGGAATCGCTTTCTGGCGGCGACTCTGCACCCAAAATGGCGCCGGCCACGCCGGCCGTTTTCACAATGGCCATGGCCGCGCCCGAAACAACTCCGGAAGAGAAGGCGGAAGTTGTGTCATCTGGGGAGGCGCCACCATATTATCCCCGCCTATAcccctctttgcaaagcttttactcGCCTGAGGGGGATGGAATTTGTCCGAGGGAGGGAGAGTCGTGTGGGGAGGCGCGCCGTGGAGGCGTTGAGCCACCCCCAGACCCACCTCCGGAGGAGGGATCTCGTCCcgagaagggtgagaaaaaagcggaggaaagaaaattgcctatCCCCACCCCGTTTGTCTTATCTcccgaggagggggaggagagaggggtggagagaaaggaattgccTGCCCCCACCCTGCCGGTCCCGtttccccagaagggggaggagagagggacggtaagaaaggaaatgcctacCCCTGCCCTGTCGGTCCCgcctccccagaagggggaggaaaaagaggaggaacgaAAGGTTCCGCCTACCCCCACCCAATTGGTCGCGTCTCCCCGGAGGAGGGAGGAGCGAGAGGATTCTCGCAAGCCCACCGATTGGTCGGATATCCGTGAATCAATGAGAGGGTTGGGGCTTAAGGAACGGGACTGGGCGGTGTTTCCGATAGTCGTCCAGAAGAAAGGACCAGTTTGGGTGCCTTTGGAAGCGAAAGCAGTGACTCGGTTTATAGAGGCAATTGAGAAAAAGGGCTTGAGGTCCCCGATGACTATGAGTACCTTTGAGGCTCTTATGGCCCCGGGTCCCCTACTGCCATATGATATTGAAAGCCTTATGAGAGTTGTCCTTGAACCAGTACAGTTTACTGTGTGGAAGGAGGAGTGGACGGTACAACTTAAGGCTGTTGTAGCACAGACTGCTTGTGATCCGAACCACCCAGCgaatgggaaggagggagatccGAAAACTAGTTTAATGAGGCTTTTAGGAACGGATGCAGATCTGGCTggatctgcagagaagcagcttaggCTCCTCCGTCCGGGAGAATTACTTGCCTCCACGGGGGCGGCTTctactgcttttagaaactttgtaagaaaagcagaacctgtTTCCCCGTGGTCAGAGATAAAGCAGGGTCCCTCAGAAACATTCTCTGAATTTGCCAATCGATTGATACAGGCAGTAGAAGGATCAGAACTACCTAAGGAAGCATTATCTTCCGTTATAAAAGATTGTCTTAAGCAAAAGTCTCATCAGAATATTAGAGATATCATTCGGGCGGCTCCTGATGATCTGGAGACTCCGGGTGAAATTATTAAGTATGTGCTggacaaacaacaagcaacacCATTGCCCAGTGATGGCCTGACAAAGGCATGGCTTTCGGTTATGACCGCACAAAATAATCAATCTAAGAACCCCTGCTTTAAATGTGGCCAGATAGGTCATTACAAGAACCAGTGTACAGCTCCAGAGAGACGGTATAAGGTTAGAGAAAAATGCCAAGCCTGCGGGAAGCTGGGTCATGAAGCCCGATTCTGCCGAAGATTTACTCTCATGCCGCAGGGAAACGAAATTGGGAAGGCACCTTGGGCCCAGGGTCCTTCCCACGATCAAGAAGTTGGGCCAGTCACCCCGTCAAACTCAG AATTGACACTGTTGGCTCCCAATCATTCTGCGGTGATTAATGTTATGAAAAGCATGGTTCGAGTGCAACGCCAGAAACGATCAATAAAAAATCTGGATCGGGATTGTGGGGATGAGGTTCAGTTGTGGGGTCCCACAGCCAGAATCTTTGCGTCAATCTTAGCCCCAGGagtagctgcagcccaggcGCTGAGAGAAATTGAGAGATTGGCTTGTTGGTCTGCGAAAGAAGCTAATGTCACCACAATGGTCTTGTCGGAACTCCTGATGGACATTAATAACATCAgacatgctgttctccagaacagagctgcgATAGACTTTCTGCTACTGGCCCAAGGGCACGGATGCAAGGACTTtgaagggatgtgctgcttcaatCTGAGCGACCACAGTGATTCAATTCATAAGAAGTTGGAGTGGATGCAAGAGCATACCAAGAAAATTGCAATTGATGATGCATTCGGCAGCTGGCTGGATGGACTATTTGGTAATATTGGCCCATGgcttaaacagtttcttaaagtattaattatagggattttagttttcttagctttaatgATTTGCCTACCTTGTGTGTTTCAATGTATCCAGGGTTGTTTACAGCGTatgatagaaagaatatttaatgacaaaatggagtgCCAACGGATATATgataagctttaa